The Rhodamnia argentea isolate NSW1041297 chromosome 10, ASM2092103v1, whole genome shotgun sequence sequence ATCTCCCGGAGCGGACCGGCGAGAAGAAGCGGACGATCCGGCCGAAGGCCCGGCGGATGAACCCGAGGCAAGCGGAGAGGCGGAGCCAGAGGCGGCGGAGGAGGTCGGGGCCGTGGGATCCGGGGGAGGCGGACATCGGCCGGAGGTAGGCCCACGCGGCCCTGTTCACCAGGCGGTTGCGGATCGATATCTCGTTGGACGAGCtggcggcggcggtcggcgaGCTGGCGGAGGGGGAGGCGGCGGGGAGGAGGTCCTTGAGGGAGGTGTAGGGGGCGAACGCGTGGCCCGAGAGGTCGA is a genomic window containing:
- the LOC115753898 gene encoding uncharacterized protein LOC115753898 gives rise to the protein MGFMIRWILIGCMDLGTSSAQAQGQARVVASAPDRPPPQKLDRHLRRRGPRRALLPHRDQAPGPRPQLPQRRRRRPPPPLDLSGHAFAPYTSLKDLLPAASPSASSPTAAASSSNEISIRNRLVNRAAWAYLRPMSASPGSHGPDLLRRLWLRLSACLGFIRRAFGRIVRFFSPVRSGR